A single Pedobacter sp. PACM 27299 DNA region contains:
- the hmpA gene encoding NO-inducible flavohemoprotein, which translates to MLSTTEIGLIKATVPILREHGLLLTQHFYKRMFQHNPELRNTFNMGNQQNGTQQTALALAVLAYAENIETPGVLLPVLQRIGDKHTSLQITAEQYDIVGNHLLASIGEVLGEAATAELITAWAKAYAQLADLMINLEKSIYLQKAAADGAWTGWRKFILDKKVQESSEITSFYLRPEDGLEVAKHQPGQYLSIKVFIPALGIYQPRQYSISSAPNADYYRISVKRAPGDENKENGTVSNFLHDQLQEGQLIEATTPAGDFVVNTAQRTPLVLLSGGVGQTPFISMMDFLTQSAQQRQVKWAHACRSESVHAFREQVNAWQAKHDWFEHIVFYENSEKVSKDQHSSNDSRTGRLDVAEISEMLLIPDAEYYLCGPKPFIEKTMKDLSALGVDAKKFFFEEFGPQTIQMN; encoded by the coding sequence ATGCTTAGTACTACAGAAATAGGCTTAATCAAAGCCACAGTCCCAATTTTAAGAGAACACGGTTTATTGCTGACCCAACATTTTTATAAAAGAATGTTCCAGCACAACCCGGAATTGAGGAACACCTTTAACATGGGAAATCAACAAAATGGCACACAGCAAACCGCATTGGCACTTGCCGTTCTTGCTTATGCGGAAAACATTGAAACCCCTGGTGTACTCCTACCCGTATTGCAAAGAATTGGCGATAAGCACACCAGTTTACAGATTACTGCAGAGCAATATGACATTGTGGGCAATCACTTGCTGGCTTCTATCGGAGAAGTTCTTGGCGAGGCAGCTACAGCGGAGTTGATTACAGCCTGGGCGAAAGCTTACGCACAGCTGGCCGACTTAATGATCAATCTTGAAAAGTCGATCTACTTACAAAAGGCAGCTGCAGATGGCGCCTGGACTGGCTGGAGAAAGTTCATCCTTGATAAAAAGGTACAGGAATCATCGGAAATCACCTCTTTTTATTTGCGTCCGGAAGATGGACTAGAGGTTGCTAAACACCAGCCAGGTCAATATTTAAGCATCAAAGTTTTCATCCCGGCTTTAGGGATCTACCAGCCACGTCAGTACAGCATCTCTTCCGCTCCAAACGCTGATTACTATAGAATTTCAGTAAAAAGAGCGCCTGGAGATGAAAACAAAGAAAACGGAACGGTATCCAACTTCCTGCACGATCAATTACAGGAAGGTCAATTGATCGAAGCCACTACACCTGCAGGCGATTTTGTGGTCAACACAGCGCAGCGTACTCCATTAGTGCTTTTAAGCGGTGGTGTAGGCCAAACGCCATTTATTTCTATGATGGACTTCCTGACGCAATCAGCGCAGCAGCGCCAGGTAAAATGGGCACACGCCTGTCGTTCGGAAAGCGTTCATGCCTTCCGCGAACAAGTGAATGCATGGCAGGCGAAACACGATTGGTTTGAACATATTGTCTTTTATGAGAATTCAGAAAAAGTTTCTAAAGATCAGCACTCATCAAACGACAGCCGCACAGGAAGATTGGATGTTGCTGAAATCAGTGAAATGCTCCTGATACCTGATGCAGAATACTATCTTTGCGGACCCAAGCCATTTATTGAAAAAACAATGAAAGATCTGTCTGCCTTAGGCGTGGATGCTAAAAAGTTCTTCTTTGAAGAATTTGGCCCGCAAACCATTCAAATGAATTAA
- a CDS encoding DUF6515 family protein produces the protein MKSVWFKSFVIAGVVLLTSGITTTDVLAQRGERPSGGGGGASRPSVGRPSSGGSRPSISRPSAGNRPSGGNRPSIGDRPYRPGYRPGSVYRPNYRPNYRPHYRPYYRPHYSYYNYYRPYLGLSINILPFGYYPFYYGSDRFYFSDGLFYKQYDNEYKVVVPPVGAEVPTLPTDAKEVVINGQTYYESKGVYYSSTQNADGKQVFVVAGKDGVLNTDGKEVSVNPMPQIGDIVVQLPQDSREVLIKGATYYVSPDGVYYEKLVDGSNVSYKVIGLDNEPVDIDKQ, from the coding sequence ATGAAAAGTGTATGGTTTAAATCGTTCGTCATTGCAGGAGTCGTTTTATTAACAAGCGGAATCACTACAACTGATGTTCTTGCCCAAAGAGGCGAGAGGCCATCAGGTGGTGGAGGCGGTGCATCCAGACCATCAGTTGGCCGTCCTTCATCAGGAGGCAGCAGGCCTTCTATAAGCAGACCTTCAGCTGGTAATAGGCCTTCAGGAGGGAACAGGCCGTCAATTGGCGACAGGCCATACAGACCTGGTTACCGCCCTGGAAGCGTATATAGGCCAAATTACCGCCCGAATTACAGGCCTCATTATAGACCATATTACAGACCTCACTATAGTTATTACAACTATTACAGGCCATATCTTGGTTTAAGTATTAATATCCTGCCTTTCGGTTATTACCCATTTTACTATGGTTCTGACCGCTTTTATTTCTCTGATGGCTTGTTTTATAAACAATACGACAATGAGTATAAAGTGGTAGTTCCTCCGGTAGGTGCAGAAGTTCCTACACTTCCAACTGATGCAAAAGAAGTGGTGATTAATGGACAAACTTATTACGAGAGTAAAGGCGTTTACTATTCATCTACCCAGAATGCAGATGGAAAACAGGTATTTGTGGTTGCGGGTAAAGATGGCGTATTGAATACAGATGGGAAAGAGGTTTCTGTAAACCCTATGCCTCAAATTGGAGATATAGTAGTTCAACTGCCTCAGGATTCCAGAGAAGTACTGATCAAAGGAGCAACTTACTATGTAAGTCCGGATGGTGTTTATTATGAAAAACTAGTAGATGGCAGCAATGTCAGCTATAAAGTGATCGGATTAGACAATGAGCCTGTTGACATTGACAAGCAATAG
- a CDS encoding Na+/H+ antiporter: protein MIHANLLLILALFFAMALLYLLSQRWKISYPIFLVIGGLGISFIPGIPAISINPDIVFLIFLPPLLFEAAWYTSWNDFWKWKRSIMLLGFGLVLITSLAIAYFSVSIIPGFTLALGFLLGGIISPPDAVAATSVLKGVNMPRRGLTMLEGESLVNDAASLTVFRFALASILTGQFVFQKAATDFIVLAVMGVFVGLVIAHILYLVLRYWAKSSSITTPITLIAPYLMYIVAEEFHWSGVLAVVSGGLFLSFRSNDFLNYHTRIQTKEVWATVGFLLNGFVFILIGLELPVIVAALDGYSIKEAIHYGLIISAIVIIARIILVYVVAFLPRFLSPKIRASESSPGLKLPFIIGWAGMRGVVSLASALAIPLTLANGDAFPHRNLILFITFIVILVTLVFQGLTLPIFLRLLKIEETDDHVPFDQQKEAIRLQLAKESVTFLNSKYHQEMKEYETIARIKEQLERSIQATEQTLSEQKEQVASVRKLYGKIMLDLIAMRRMELNKLRATKQYDDEVIRDLESSLDLEEARLYKQ from the coding sequence ATGATACACGCTAATTTACTGCTGATCCTCGCCTTGTTTTTTGCAATGGCACTTCTTTATTTGTTGAGCCAACGCTGGAAAATCTCCTATCCTATTTTTCTTGTAATCGGAGGATTAGGCATCAGTTTTATACCCGGTATACCTGCAATTAGCATCAATCCAGATATTGTTTTCCTTATCTTTTTACCGCCATTACTTTTTGAAGCAGCCTGGTATACCTCCTGGAACGACTTCTGGAAATGGAAAAGGTCCATCATGCTATTGGGTTTTGGATTGGTATTGATCACTTCGCTGGCGATTGCGTACTTTTCAGTAAGCATCATTCCTGGCTTTACATTGGCCTTAGGCTTTTTACTGGGAGGTATCATCTCCCCACCGGATGCGGTAGCGGCGACCTCTGTATTAAAGGGTGTAAACATGCCAAGACGTGGTTTAACAATGTTAGAAGGCGAAAGTCTGGTGAACGACGCGGCCTCTTTAACCGTATTCAGATTCGCATTGGCCTCTATCCTAACTGGTCAATTTGTTTTCCAGAAAGCAGCAACAGACTTTATAGTATTGGCCGTAATGGGTGTATTTGTTGGTCTGGTAATCGCACATATACTATATCTTGTATTGAGATATTGGGCCAAATCATCCAGCATTACTACACCAATTACCTTAATCGCTCCTTATCTGATGTATATTGTAGCAGAGGAATTCCATTGGTCAGGTGTTTTAGCTGTGGTTAGCGGCGGTCTGTTTCTCTCTTTCCGCTCCAACGATTTCTTAAATTACCACACTAGAATACAGACAAAAGAAGTATGGGCAACCGTAGGTTTCCTTTTGAATGGTTTTGTTTTTATCCTGATCGGATTGGAATTACCTGTAATTGTAGCCGCCTTAGACGGTTATTCAATTAAAGAAGCGATTCATTACGGATTGATCATTAGCGCAATCGTGATCATTGCAAGAATTATTCTGGTTTATGTGGTTGCCTTCCTACCCAGGTTCTTGAGCCCGAAAATCCGTGCATCGGAATCAAGCCCTGGCTTAAAGCTTCCATTTATTATTGGCTGGGCAGGAATGCGTGGGGTGGTTTCATTGGCTTCTGCATTAGCCATACCTTTAACTTTAGCCAATGGAGATGCTTTTCCTCATAGAAACCTGATCTTATTCATCACTTTTATTGTGATCCTGGTGACCCTGGTATTTCAAGGGCTAACCCTTCCCATTTTCCTACGTTTGCTTAAAATAGAAGAAACCGATGACCATGTCCCTTTTGATCAGCAAAAAGAAGCCATCAGGTTACAGCTGGCTAAAGAATCCGTGACTTTCCTAAACAGCAAGTACCACCAGGAGATGAAGGAATATGAAACTATTGCGAGAATCAAAGAGCAGCTGGAACGTAGTATCCAGGCAACGGAACAGACTTTAAGCGAGCAAAAAGAACAAGTGGCCTCTGTTAGAAAATTATATGGGAAAATCATGCTTGATTTGATTGCCATGAGAAGAATGGAACTCAATAAATTGCGCGCAACTAAGCAATATGATGATGAGGTGATCCGCGATCTGGAAAGTAGTCTGGATTTGGAAGAAGCGCGTTTATATAAGCAATGA
- a CDS encoding RrF2 family transcriptional regulator, whose translation MKLNQFTDYGLRILMYMSRKPAELPATTITELADQFGISRNHLVKVVQFLSNQNIIAAQRGRGGGLRLFDSSETYRIGKLVRLLEQDEELINCESPRCILAGDCGLKNILNGAQDALYQYLDQYTLDDISKPAVSTALQRLFSHPPGQEV comes from the coding sequence ATGAAACTGAACCAATTTACAGATTATGGATTGAGAATCCTGATGTATATGAGTCGCAAGCCAGCGGAATTGCCGGCAACGACCATTACTGAACTGGCTGATCAGTTCGGAATCTCCAGAAACCACTTGGTTAAAGTGGTTCAGTTTCTTTCTAATCAAAACATTATAGCTGCACAGCGAGGCAGAGGCGGTGGTTTACGCCTGTTCGATTCTTCGGAAACCTATCGGATTGGAAAGCTGGTGCGCCTGCTGGAACAAGATGAAGAATTGATCAACTGTGAGAGTCCGCGCTGTATCCTTGCCGGAGACTGCGGTTTAAAAAACATATTAAACGGCGCACAAGATGCACTTTATCAATACCTTGACCAATATACACTTGATGATATCAGCAAGCCTGCCGTTAGCACAGCGCTTCAACGCTTATTTAGTCATCCTCCCGGCCAGGAAGTCTAA
- a CDS encoding YMGG-like glycine zipper-containing protein, giving the protein MKKIFSVAALAILLSACSNNAKEEAIIKQQAIVAVKDSLRLDSFKKADALEKEKLAKLKDEEIQKDRIREEKRTLLLAERNDAAERRSSSSSSSNTVATPAKKKGWSQAAKGAAIGAGAGAIGGILVDKNNARGAIIGGVVGAGTGYVIGRGQDRKSGRVQPKN; this is encoded by the coding sequence ATGAAAAAGATATTTTCAGTAGCGGCATTGGCGATTTTATTATCAGCATGTTCAAATAATGCCAAAGAGGAAGCGATAATCAAACAACAAGCGATTGTTGCTGTAAAAGATAGTCTGAGATTGGATAGTTTCAAAAAAGCAGACGCTCTTGAAAAAGAGAAACTTGCTAAATTAAAAGATGAAGAGATTCAAAAAGACCGCATAAGAGAAGAAAAAAGAACGCTGCTATTAGCAGAGCGTAATGATGCGGCAGAAAGAAGATCTTCTTCTTCGTCATCATCAAACACAGTAGCTACCCCTGCTAAGAAAAAAGGTTGGAGTCAGGCGGCTAAAGGTGCTGCAATTGGTGCAGGTGCCGGAGCAATTGGTGGTATTTTGGTAGATAAGAACAATGCCAGAGGTGCTATTATCGGTGGTGTTGTTGGTGCCGGAACGGGTTATGTGATCGGTAGAGGTCAGGATAGAAAATCTGGTAGAGTACAACCTAAAAACTAA
- a CDS encoding GNAT family N-acetyltransferase — translation MLNIYTATTNDFPVIQKIANKTWPATFGAILSPEQISYMLEMMYSTAALTEQVTKKGHHFLLVKDETNDLGYASYELNYKGLSKTKIHKIYLLPEAQGKGVGKLLMKTITAIAKDNQNTALSLNVNRDNSAFQFYKNVGFEQVGEENIDIGDGFLMEDYIMEKQLA, via the coding sequence ATGCTAAACATTTACACCGCCACAACGAATGATTTTCCGGTGATTCAAAAGATCGCCAACAAGACCTGGCCAGCAACATTTGGGGCCATCTTATCTCCAGAACAAATCAGCTATATGCTGGAAATGATGTACAGCACAGCAGCTTTAACGGAGCAGGTGACAAAAAAAGGACATCATTTTTTATTGGTCAAAGACGAGACGAATGACTTAGGATATGCCTCTTATGAACTGAATTATAAAGGCTTATCAAAAACAAAGATCCACAAAATCTATTTACTTCCAGAAGCTCAGGGTAAAGGTGTTGGGAAATTACTGATGAAAACCATCACAGCAATTGCAAAAGACAACCAGAATACTGCCTTATCGCTGAATGTAAACCGCGACAATTCTGCCTTCCAGTTTTACAAAAACGTGGGCTTTGAACAAGTCGGAGAAGAGAATATCGACATTGGCGATGGCTTCTTAATGGAAGATTATATCATGGAAAAACAATTAGCATAA
- a CDS encoding ABC transporter ATP-binding protein, with translation MPILWKYFKEQKWWVLLALFLAAIAQLLSLTDPIIFGKIIDEYATNPGNKTQSELVNGVLYWLSIAIAVAIAARIAKAFQEYYTRLAVQQFGMQIFNDGIRQTLRLSFQEFEESHSGETLSILQKVKTDTERFVNSFINILFSSVVGMGFLVWYSITKNWMLVPVFLIGILVLGSLTGLLSKKIKIVQRSINRETNKMAGVITESLRNIELVKSLGLTFPEIRRLKIQTQKIYDLEMTKTRRVRTLSFLQGTTLNVLKQSILFILLWLIFRNKLSTGELITMQFISTSIFGPLQDLGNIILSYREVEASVHSFDQLMHKPVERKPESPKQTGPLQNLSFDQVVFRHKTAQTNAIDDISFHVNTGETIAFVGPSGSGKSTLVKLLVGLYRPVSGAILFNGIPSTEIRYNELRRQIGFVTQDTQLFAGTIKENLLFVKGDATEEELLLALDKASCTNLLAKSEKGMDTLLGEGGLKLSGGEKQRISIARALLRNPRLLIFDEATSALDSLTEEEITSTIRDLSMSRERITVVIAHRLSTIMHADVIYVLEKGKISEAGSHAELLEQKGLYYAMWRQQVGERK, from the coding sequence ATGCCGATCCTTTGGAAATATTTTAAAGAACAAAAATGGTGGGTGCTGCTGGCGCTTTTCCTGGCAGCAATTGCGCAATTGCTGAGCCTGACTGACCCGATTATTTTTGGAAAAATAATAGATGAATATGCGACTAATCCGGGCAACAAAACTCAGTCTGAGCTAGTCAATGGTGTATTATACTGGCTAAGTATCGCGATAGCAGTGGCTATAGCAGCAAGAATCGCAAAGGCTTTTCAGGAATACTATACGCGATTGGCGGTACAGCAATTTGGCATGCAGATTTTCAATGATGGCATCCGGCAAACTCTGCGACTCTCTTTTCAGGAATTTGAAGAGAGTCATAGTGGCGAAACCCTTTCCATCCTTCAAAAGGTAAAAACCGATACGGAGCGTTTTGTCAATTCCTTTATCAACATTCTCTTTTCTTCTGTTGTGGGAATGGGTTTTCTAGTATGGTATTCCATTACCAAGAACTGGATGCTGGTACCCGTCTTCCTCATCGGAATATTAGTACTAGGTTCTCTTACCGGCTTATTGAGTAAAAAGATAAAAATAGTACAGCGTTCTATCAATAGGGAAACCAATAAGATGGCGGGTGTAATTACGGAGTCCCTCAGAAATATAGAGCTGGTCAAAAGCCTTGGACTCACCTTCCCTGAAATTCGCAGGTTAAAAATCCAGACGCAGAAAATCTACGACCTGGAGATGACCAAGACCAGGCGGGTAAGAACGCTTTCTTTTCTACAAGGAACCACGCTAAATGTGCTCAAACAGTCTATTCTATTCATTTTGCTCTGGCTGATTTTCCGCAATAAGCTGAGTACAGGGGAGCTGATCACCATGCAATTTATCTCTACCTCTATCTTCGGGCCATTACAGGATCTTGGAAACATCATCCTCAGTTATCGGGAGGTAGAAGCTTCGGTACATAGTTTTGATCAATTGATGCATAAGCCGGTAGAGCGCAAGCCGGAATCTCCAAAACAAACAGGCCCTTTGCAAAACCTTTCTTTTGATCAGGTCGTCTTTCGTCATAAAACGGCTCAGACGAATGCCATCGATGACATTTCTTTTCATGTCAATACCGGAGAAACGATCGCTTTTGTTGGGCCATCTGGCTCTGGGAAATCAACGCTGGTGAAACTGCTGGTTGGTTTGTACCGGCCGGTTTCCGGAGCGATTTTATTCAACGGCATTCCTTCCACGGAGATCCGATACAATGAACTTCGGCGACAAATCGGCTTTGTGACTCAGGACACGCAGCTTTTCGCAGGCACCATAAAAGAAAATCTGTTATTTGTTAAAGGAGACGCTACAGAGGAAGAGCTGCTGCTGGCATTGGATAAGGCTTCCTGCACCAATCTTCTGGCAAAATCTGAAAAAGGAATGGATACCTTATTGGGGGAAGGCGGACTCAAACTGTCAGGAGGTGAAAAACAGAGGATCTCCATTGCACGTGCCTTATTGAGAAACCCGAGATTACTTATTTTCGATGAAGCGACATCCGCATTGGATTCCTTAACTGAAGAAGAAATTACCTCTACCATCCGCGATCTTTCTATGAGCAGAGAACGGATCACGGTAGTGATTGCCCACCGATTGTCGACCATTATGCATGCCGATGTGATCTACGTTTTAGAAAAAGGTAAGATCTCCGAAGCTGGTTCTCATGCAGAACTGCTGGAACAAAAAGGACTATATTATGCCATGTGGCGACAACAAGTTGGCGAAAGAAAGTGA
- the msrA gene encoding peptide-methionine (S)-S-oxide reductase MsrA, translating to MNTEKAILAGGCFWGVEELFRHHPGVISTVVGYTGGDVPNATYRNHGTHAEGIEIVFDPVVLSYRGLLEYFFQIHDPTTKNRQGNDIGTSYRSAIFYVDEQQQETAKSLIAELEASGKWPGKFVTEIVPETDFWNAEEDHQNYLQKVPYGYTCHFERPDWKLS from the coding sequence ATGAATACTGAAAAAGCCATTCTAGCAGGCGGTTGCTTTTGGGGAGTAGAAGAACTATTTCGCCACCATCCAGGTGTGATTTCGACAGTTGTAGGCTATACCGGAGGAGATGTTCCGAATGCTACCTACCGCAATCATGGAACACATGCCGAAGGAATAGAGATTGTATTTGATCCTGTAGTGCTCAGTTATCGCGGTCTTCTGGAGTATTTCTTTCAGATTCACGACCCGACCACAAAAAATAGACAAGGAAATGATATTGGCACCTCTTATCGCTCTGCGATCTTTTATGTGGATGAGCAGCAGCAGGAAACTGCCAAATCTTTAATCGCAGAACTGGAAGCCTCTGGTAAATGGCCAGGTAAATTTGTGACGGAAATTGTACCTGAAACTGATTTCTGGAATGCTGAAGAGGACCATCAGAACTATTTACAAAAGGTTCCGTATGGCTATACCTGCCATTTTGAACGTCCAGACTGGAAGTTAAGTTAA
- a CDS encoding NAD(P)-dependent oxidoreductase — MSRLKLGWIGLGNMGTPMVKNLLKAGFEVVVFNRTKQKEAELIANGASTATDPQTLLENCDVVFTMLSNDEAVKTVFEGEKGLLTNPGTGKMIIDMSTVSPDTSRYLSELCKKNHIDFLEAPVSGSVKPAQDGTLIILVGGETSAYEKAKPAFEALGKLSVHVGGAGVGSSAKLAVNYLLGLNLQGLAETVLFAEKNGVSKTDMLTIINEGACGNGITKLKTSSILNEDYPAAFALKHLVKDLGLAKDAGLDAPLIDPLYHTFQQAQQEGLGEEDVMAVIKSLAKR, encoded by the coding sequence ATGAGTAGATTAAAATTAGGCTGGATAGGTCTTGGAAATATGGGAACCCCAATGGTAAAGAACTTACTAAAGGCTGGGTTTGAAGTGGTTGTTTTCAACCGTACGAAACAAAAAGAAGCAGAATTGATCGCTAATGGTGCCAGTACTGCTACAGATCCGCAAACATTATTGGAGAATTGTGATGTTGTATTTACGATGCTGTCCAATGACGAAGCAGTTAAAACGGTATTTGAAGGAGAAAAAGGCTTGCTGACAAATCCTGGAACTGGTAAAATGATCATTGATATGAGTACTGTTTCACCTGATACCTCCAGATATTTATCGGAACTTTGCAAAAAGAACCATATTGATTTTCTGGAGGCACCAGTATCTGGCAGTGTTAAACCTGCACAGGATGGTACGCTGATTATCTTAGTAGGCGGAGAAACGTCAGCCTATGAAAAAGCGAAGCCTGCTTTTGAAGCTTTGGGCAAACTTTCTGTACATGTTGGGGGAGCAGGAGTGGGCAGCTCTGCAAAACTGGCGGTCAATTACCTGTTGGGTTTGAACTTGCAGGGATTAGCAGAAACCGTACTTTTTGCGGAAAAGAATGGCGTTAGTAAAACCGATATGCTGACGATAATCAATGAAGGAGCCTGCGGAAACGGCATCACAAAGCTTAAAACATCTTCGATTTTAAATGAAGATTATCCAGCTGCTTTCGCATTGAAACATTTAGTGAAGGATCTGGGCCTGGCTAAAGATGCTGGATTAGATGCCCCTTTAATTGATCCTTTGTACCACACTTTCCAGCAGGCACAGCAGGAGGGCCTGGGAGAAGAAGATGTAATGGCTGTGATTAAATCACTGGCAAAAAGATAA
- a CDS encoding VOC family protein, giving the protein MATINPYLNFLGTTEEAFNFYKSVFGGEFSVLQRFKDVPHGDNMSAEDKEKIMHVSLSIGKGNTIMGTDVLESMGQKLNVGDNFSISINADSEAEAEQLFNALSPGANIVMPLEKAFWGAYFGMLTDQFGIQWMVNFDYNQE; this is encoded by the coding sequence ATGGCAACTATTAATCCTTATTTGAATTTCCTGGGCACTACTGAAGAGGCCTTTAACTTTTATAAATCTGTATTTGGCGGAGAATTTTCTGTCTTGCAGCGTTTTAAAGACGTACCACATGGTGATAACATGTCTGCGGAAGACAAAGAGAAAATTATGCATGTTTCTTTGTCGATCGGAAAAGGCAATACGATAATGGGGACTGATGTCCTTGAATCAATGGGGCAGAAGCTGAATGTTGGTGATAACTTTTCAATTAGTATCAATGCGGACAGTGAAGCAGAAGCTGAACAACTTTTTAATGCACTTTCTCCAGGTGCCAATATCGTGATGCCGCTGGAAAAAGCATTCTGGGGTGCATATTTCGGAATGCTGACTGATCAATTTGGCATTCAGTGGATGGTGAATTTCGATTACAACCAAGAGTAA
- a CDS encoding AAA domain-containing protein, protein MEYFKKLLELLKIEREEDLRSYLQLTASSSVATRRANGLSWYPIAIRGSEMSRGDYLTVEVERTTHQELAHQLRFGASAVLFSNHDPKDRVEGTITHQSGNRLKITLKTDELPDWTRDGKLGIDVLFDNNSYDEMRNALKQASSALDKSDDSRLIKILTGQASPTFSNQTPHYTIPKLNPVQQQAVDKILSAQELAIVHGPPGTGKTTTLVQAIKALIKQDHQQILVVAPSNTAVDLLTEKLDEEDLNVLRIGNPARVSERLQSLTLDGRLSEHDSMKQIRALKKQANEYKNMAHKYKRNFGRAEKEQRQALFDEAHKIMKEVGNTEQYMIDDLLSKAQVVTATLVGANHYTVRGLKFHTVVIDEAGQALEPACWIPILKAQKVIFAGDHCQLSPTIKSNEAAKAGLSTTLLEKTTALHPEAVTLLEEQYRMNETIMSYSSQVFYENKLKAHDTVAKHVLFSEEAPLAFVDTAGCGFEEKSEGTSTTNPEEAAFLFKHLTQLVAMLGSHYSQENFPTIAVISPYKQQILLMKELMLHSPELMVYADKITVNTIDSFQGQERDLVYISMTRSNNEGSIGFLSDIRRMNVAMTRARKKLVVIGDSATLSRLPFYSDFISYAESVNAYQSAWEFADL, encoded by the coding sequence TTGGAATATTTCAAAAAACTCCTTGAGTTATTAAAGATTGAACGCGAGGAAGACTTAAGGTCTTACCTCCAATTGACTGCATCTTCTTCCGTAGCTACCCGTAGAGCAAACGGATTGTCCTGGTATCCTATCGCCATCAGGGGCTCAGAAATGAGTCGTGGCGACTATTTAACGGTAGAAGTTGAACGGACCACACATCAAGAGCTTGCGCATCAGCTTCGTTTTGGCGCTTCGGCGGTATTGTTCTCTAATCATGATCCTAAAGATCGTGTGGAGGGCACCATTACCCACCAAAGCGGCAACCGCTTAAAGATTACTTTAAAGACGGATGAATTGCCAGACTGGACGCGTGATGGCAAACTCGGCATCGATGTATTGTTCGACAACAACAGCTATGATGAGATGCGAAATGCCTTGAAACAAGCTTCTTCGGCATTAGATAAATCTGACGACAGTCGCCTGATCAAGATACTGACCGGTCAGGCCAGTCCGACTTTTTCTAATCAGACTCCGCATTATACCATTCCAAAATTAAACCCGGTACAGCAGCAGGCAGTTGATAAAATCCTTTCTGCTCAGGAACTGGCCATTGTTCATGGGCCTCCGGGAACAGGAAAAACGACTACTTTGGTACAGGCAATAAAGGCATTGATCAAACAGGATCACCAGCAAATTCTCGTTGTTGCGCCGAGTAATACTGCGGTGGACCTCCTCACTGAGAAATTGGATGAGGAAGATTTAAACGTACTGCGCATTGGAAATCCAGCCAGGGTATCAGAAAGACTGCAGTCTTTAACACTCGATGGCAGGTTGTCGGAACACGACAGCATGAAACAAATCAGAGCATTAAAGAAACAGGCCAATGAGTATAAAAACATGGCCCATAAGTACAAGCGGAATTTCGGCCGTGCGGAAAAGGAACAGCGCCAGGCACTCTTTGATGAGGCACATAAGATCATGAAAGAAGTGGGCAATACCGAGCAGTACATGATCGATGATTTGCTCAGTAAAGCGCAGGTAGTGACCGCTACGCTCGTTGGCGCCAACCATTATACGGTCCGCGGACTAAAATTTCATACGGTAGTGATTGACGAAGCCGGGCAAGCTTTAGAGCCTGCCTGCTGGATTCCGATCCTGAAAGCACAGAAAGTGATCTTTGCTGGTGACCATTGCCAGCTTTCTCCAACGATAAAGTCGAATGAAGCGGCAAAAGCAGGCTTAAGTACTACTTTATTAGAGAAGACGACTGCGCTGCACCCGGAAGCAGTTACGCTCTTGGAAGAGCAATACCGTATGAATGAAACCATTATGAGTTATTCCTCTCAGGTATTTTATGAGAACAAATTGAAGGCTCATGATACAGTAGCGAAACACGTACTGTTTTCGGAAGAAGCACCATTGGCTTTCGTCGATACGGCAGGCTGTGGCTTTGAAGAGAAATCTGAAGGCACAAGTACGACCAATCCAGAGGAAGCTGCGTTCTTGTTTAAACACCTGACACAGCTGGTGGCAATGCTTGGCAGCCATTATAGCCAGGAAAATTTTCCTACCATCGCAGTGATCTCGCCTTATAAACAGCAGATCCTACTGATGAAGGAATTGATGCTGCATTCGCCGGAATTAATGGTTTATGCCGATAAAATCACGGTAAATACCATTGATAGTTTCCAGGGTCAGGAACGTGATCTGGTTTATATCAGCATGACCAGGAGTAATAATGAAGGCAGTATAGGTTTCCTTTCGG